The window AGGATGCCGGCATCGAAAAAGACCGCATCCTCATTAAAGTCGCCGCCACCTGGGAAGGTATTCGCGCCGCCGAAGTGCTGGAGCAAGAAGGCATCAACTGTAACCTGACCCTGCTGTTCTCCTTTGCCCAGGCCCGCGCCTGCGCCGAAGCCGGTGTGTACCTGATCTCCCCCTTTGTTGGCCGCATCCTCGACTGGTACAAGGCCAGCACCGGCAAAGACTACGGCGCCGAGGACGACCCGGGCGTGGTATCGGTCAGCCGCATCTACGACTACTTCAAAACCCACGGCTACGGCACCGTGGTGATGGGCGCCTCTTTCCGTAATACCGGGGAAATTCTGGCCCTGGCCGGTTGCGACCGCCTGACCATAGGCCCGGCCCTGCTTGAGCAGCTCGAGCAGAGCGAAGAACCTATCAGCCGCCGCCTGGAACCAGGCACTGAGCGCCAGCCGCGGCCGCAGCCCCTGACCGAAGCCCAATACCGCTGGCAGCACAACGAAGATGCCATGGCGGTGGAGAAACTCTCCGAGGGCATCCGCAAATTTGCCGAGGACCAGCAAAAGCTGGAAGCCTTACTGTTGAAAAAGCTTTGAAGCAAAAAGGGGCGTTAAGCCCCTTACTTTTAGAGGACGCCATGACCGGATTGACCCGTTACCCCAGCAATGACGCACTGGCCAGCCATCTTCACAACCTGCCGGATCTCAAAAGCCTGTTTGCCGCCGACCCTAAACGCGGCGAAACCTTCTCCCTGAGCGCTGCCGGCCTGACCCTCGATTACAGCAAAAACCATCTGACCAGCGAGACCCTGGCCCTCTTTGAAAAGCTGGCTGAAGAGGCGGGCCTTGGGGACAAAATCCAGGCCATGTTCAGTGGTGCCCTTATCAACCACACCGAGGGGCGCGCTGTGCTGCACACCGCCCTTCGCGGCAGCGTGGATGACAGCGTTATCAGCGAAGGCAGCCAGGTCGCCCAAGAGGTGGCCGCTACCCTGGCGCGCATGGCCCGCTTTGTTGAAGCCATCTACAGCGGCCAGTTGCTGGGCTTTACCGGCAAGGCCATTACCGATGTGGTGAGTATCGGTATCGGCGGCTCCTTTCTTGGCCCCAAAATCGTCACCGAGGCGTTAAAGCCGTTCTGGCAGCACAAGGTGAAAGTGCACTATGTGGCCAATATCGACGGCGCTGCCCTTAGCGGCAAACTGGCGGACCTTGACCCTCAAACCACCCTCTTTATTACCGCCTCCAAGTCCTTCGGCACCCAGGAAACCCTCACCAACAGCGAAAGCGCCCGGGATTGGCTTAAAGCCGCCGGCGCCGACTTTAGCGACCTTGCCAAGCACTTTGTGGCGGTCACCGCCAACGTGCCCAAGGCCGAGGCCTTTGGCATCAGCGCCGACAACTGTTTTCCCATGTGGGATTGGGTAGGTGGCCGCTATTCGCTGTGGTCGGCCATCGGCCTGCCCATCGCGCTTGCTATTGGCATGGACAACTTCAAGGCGCTGCTCGGCGGTGCCAACGCCATGGACCAGCACTTTAAAACGGCGCCGCTTAAACAAAACATGCCGATGCTGCTGGCCCTGACCGGCATTGCCTATATCAACTATTTTGGCGCCACCTCCCATGTGCTGCTGCCCTACGATCACGGCCTACGCGCCCTGCCCGGCTACGTGCAGCAGCTGGACATGGAGTCCAATGGCAAGAGCTGCCACAACGATGCCAGCGCCATTGAGCATCTCACCGGGCCTGTTATCTGGGGCGCCGAGGGGACCAACGGCCAGCACGCCTTCCACCAGTTATTGCACCAGGGCAAACAGCTCATTCCGGCCGATTTTATCCTGCCGCTGACCAGCCATTACCCTCTTGGCCGCCACCACGCCATGCTGGCCTCAAATTGCTTTGCCCAAAGCCAAGCGCTGATGGAAGGCAAAAGCCTCGATAAAGCCAAGCAAGAACTGGCTGCCAACGGCCTTGGCGAGGCAGAAATTGCAAAACTGGCGCCCCATAAGGTGATGCCGGGCAACCGCCCCTCCAACACCTTGCTGATGGACAGTGTCAGCCCCGCTACCCTGGGGGCCCTTATCGCCCTTTATGAGCATAAGGTATTGGTTCAAGGGATCTTTTGGGATCTGAACTCCTTTGACCAATGGGGGGTTGAGCTGGGTAAAGTGCTGGGTAATGAGGTGCTTAGCCGCCTGGAAGACGACAGCGCGCTACTGGATCTGGATAGCTCCACCAATGCCCTCATTGCCCGTTTCCGGGCCTTGGCCGCAAAAAGGCGTGAGGGATAACACAACTGCAACAAAAGTGTTTTACTTTTGGCCCGTGCGTGGTAATTAATTGGTCGTCAACAACGCCTTAAAACGGGAGTTTCCATGGAAGATATTCAGGATCTGCAGTTGGCTCTTACCGGTGGGAAGCGTGATGCCAAAGGCCGTGGCGCAAGCAACAAGAAACGGCGATGGCGCGAGATCGAAGACCTCAAAGAGAAATACCGTTTAAAGCGCGAACTCGAAGAAATCGACTGGAACAGCGACTATTCCCTTGACCGCATCGATCTTTAAGTAAAACCCAAACAGCAAAAAGCCCGGCCAGTGCCGGGCTTTTTATTTACTCTTCTTCTTCCTGCTTCAGGCGCTCCCAAAGCGCCCGGTGATCGGCCCTGACCTCGGCGCCAAACAGCGGATCCTTTTGGGCCTTTTCTTCAAGCGTGGTGGCCAGTTGCCGCCAATCGGCTTCAGACAACTCGCCCGCCAACAGCGGGAACAGCTTTTCTTCCTCAAAGGCCAGGTGGGCGCGCTGCTCGCAGACAAAATCCTCCAAGGCGCGCAGCATTTCGTCGCAGGGAACAACGGCGTCCATCAGCACCATCTCTACCCGCTGGCCAAGGCATTGGGTGGCCTCATCCAGTTTGCGGTGCTGGCCGGTCAGCTCGGCCTTGAGCTTGTCGTTATCAATCTTGCCGACCAACTCGTCTTCCTCACTGTGATGCACGCCATCAACATAGTGGTGAAGATAGTCCAGCACATCTTTGAGCAGGTCATAACGCACCTCCTGGCCGGCACGAATGGCCGCCGCTTTGGCGTCCAAGAGCGCCAACAAACGGCGGATGCGATGATGGTCCTGGCGAAGCAAATCCAACATGGGCACAACCTCCTAACGGCTCCCCTAAGGATAGACCCGCCAGGGCCCAAACGCGCCGGCTCAGCTTTGCCAGTCGATGGGTTCAAGGCCCTGGCGCATCAAGATGGCATTGGCCTGGGAGAAGTGCCGGCAGCCAAGAAATCCGCGGTGGGCCGACAGCGGCGACGGGTGCGGCGCACTCAGCACGTGGTGGCGCTGGCGGTCGATCATGGCGCCCTTTTTCTGGGCGTGGCTGCCCCACAGCAAAAATACCAGCCCCTGGCGCTGCTCGTTAAGGGCCGCTATCACGGCGTCGGTAAAGGTTTCCCAGCCCCAGCCGGCGTGGGAGTGGGCATTGCCATCCTGCACCGTGAGCACCGTATTGAGCAGCAGCACCCCTTGCTGGGCCCAGCATTCGAGGTTGCCATGCTCAGGAATGCGGTAGCCGGGAATATCCCCTGCCAGCTCTTTGAACATGTTCTTAAGGGAAGGGGGCGGGGCAATGCCGTCTTTGACCGAAAAACACAGGCCGTGGGCCTGGCCAGGGCCGTGGTAAGGGTCCTGGCCGAGGATAACCACCCGCACCTTGTCAAATTCGGTGTAACGAAAGGCGTTGAAGACCTCGTCTTTTGGGGGATAGATCACTTGGCCGGCGTCCCTGGCTGCCTGTACTCTGGACATCACTGCCTGGAAGTAAGGCTTTTGCTTCTCGCCACCGATGATGTCGCTCCATTCTTTACTCATGGCTCGGCTCCTGTCTCGTTGTGGCGCACATGCTGCCCAAGCTGTCCCCCTGGCGCAAGAAAAGGATGCCAATGAACCCCATCAGTCACACCTTTGGCGCTTACTGGCAGGATTTTCTGCACTTGACCGGCAAAGCCAGCCTCTGTTTTGCCGAGGCCGATTGGCAGGGATTGCAGCAGCTAAGCCGGGCCCGCTTCGAGCGCCATGACGATATCGTTGGCCAGTTGGTGGCGAGCCTAAACGGCAGCCTGCTGGACTGGCCAGCCCTGAAAACAGATTTTGTCGAGTCGCTCAAAGACCACCCGGCCAGGGAGTTGGCGCTGACCTTTTTCAACTCGGTCTACGCCAGATTGCAACCGGGCATGCCTCGACCCTTTAACGGCCGCGAGTTGGCCAAAGTGGCCACCCGGCCTTACCTTCGCCTGCCGATGCAGGGGAATTTAACCGATGTGATGCAAAGGGTGCTGGAAAGCGCCAGCCTGCCGCTACCCATACGCTATCTAGCCAACCAAGCCACCAAGCTTGCCCAGGCGCTAAAGCCGGCTCTTAATCCCCACGACTACCCCTTGCACCTGGACCTGCTCACCGAGCCTTTTTACCGCAACAAGGGATGCTACCTGGTGGGCTGCCTTAACACCGACCAGATGGCGGTACCCTTTGCCATCGCCTTTTTGCAAAAAGACGGCGCCCTCAAAGTGGATGCCCTGCTCCTGCAACGCGATCACCTGTCAGTGCTGTTCGGCTTTGCCCGCTCCGATTTTTTAAGCCTGAGCCCGGCGCCGTCAGCGCAAATCGCCTTTTTAGAAACCCTAATGCCTCACAAGCCGCATTCGGAGCTTTACAATGCCCTGGGCTACTACAAGCACGGTAAAACCCTGCTGGTTACCGAGCTGGAAGATGCCTTGGCCCGCAAGGGCCGCTTTATCACCGCGCCGGGGATACCGGGCCTGGTGATGATGGTGTTTACCCTCGAAGGCCAGGATTTAGTGTTCAAGGTGATCCGCGACCAATTTGGGGATTCCAAAAAAGTCACCCCCCAGCAGGTGGTGGAGCGTTACCACCTGGTGCAGCGCCACGACCGGGTGGGCCGCATGGCAGACACCCAGGAGTTTATCGACCTGCGCCTGCCGCTGGCGCATTTTGACCAGGCTCCCCTGCAAGAGCTGTTGGCCACCTGCGCCGGGCGGGCCCGGATAGAAGGCGACATGCTGCACCTGAGCCACTGTTTTACCGAGCGGCGCATGACCCCCATGAACCTCGCCCTGAAAGAACGCAGCGGCGAATGCAAAGCCATCCTTCGTGAATACGGCCACGCCTTAAAGGACATCGCCACCGCCGGTATTTTCCCCGGTGACATGCTCTTTAAAAACTTCGGGGTCACCCGCCACGGCCGGGTGATTTTCTACGACTACGACGAGCTGTGCCCCTTAGGCGACGTGACTTTTAGAGCTATCCCCAAAAGCGAGTACGAGCAGGATATGCTGAGCGCTGAGCCTTGGTACCCGGTCAACGAAGGGGATGTGTTTCCAGAGGAGTTCCGGCATTTTCTGTGCGCCCGCCAGGACGCGGCCGAGGTATTGGGCCAGGAATTTGCCGAGCTGTTCACTCCCGATTTCTGGTTAAAAGCGCAGGAAAATGCCAAAAAGGGGCAACTGGAAGATTTCTTCCCCTACCCTCAGGCCCTTCGCTTCCCAGGTTAAGTTCCTGCTAGACTGGCCAGATAAAACATCCAAGAGACAAGAAGATGCGTTATTTCATCGCGCTGCTCGCCGCCCTGCTAACGACCCAGCTGCAAGCCAAAGAGCCACGCAATATCATCATCATGATTGGCGATGGCATGGGCCCGGCCTACACCACCGGCTATCGCTACTTTGCCGACGACCCCACCACCCCCAAGGTGGAATCCACCGTCTTCGACCAGATGCTGACCGGCATGGCCAGCACCTACCCTGACGAGCCCGACACCGTGGTCACCGACTCGGCCGCGGCCGCCACCGCCCTTGCCACCGGCCATAAAACCTACAACGGCGCCATTGCCGTTGACCGCCAGAAAGTGGCGCTGTCTTCCATCATGGACATGGCCAAACGGCTGGGCAAAAGCACCGGCATCGCGGTGACTTCGCAGATCAACCACGCCACCCCGGCAGCGTTTTTGGTGCACAACGAAAACCGCTCCAACTACAACGCCATTGCCGATGCCTATTTTGACGACCGCATCGACGGCAAATTTCGCGCCGACGTGATGTTTGGCGGCGGCACCCAGTACTTCAAGCGCCCCGACCGCGATCTGGTGGCCGAATTTGAAGCCGCCGGCTACCACTTTGCCAGCGACAGCGCCAGCCTTGCCGCCCTCAGCCAAGGGCCGGCGCTGGGGCTGTTTGCCGATGTGGGCCTGCCAAGCGCCATCGACGACACCCAGGGTCCGCGCCTCGATGCCATGACCGCCAAAGCGGTGGAGCTTCTAAACCAGAACCCCAAGGGGTTTGTGTTGATGGTGGAAGGCAGCCAGATTGACTGGGCCGGGCACAGCAACGACATCGTCACCGCCATGCACGAGATGAAGGACTTTGCCAAGGCCATCCGCTGGGCCAAGGACTTTGCCGACAGCCGGGACGATACCCTG is drawn from Gallaecimonas pentaromativorans and contains these coding sequences:
- the tal gene encoding transaldolase, which gives rise to MSNQLVQLSAFTTIVADTGEIDAIRRYAPQDATTNPSLILKAAGLDEYQHLVTDALEYARALGGDQATVVDNAMDKLAVNFGVAILGIIPGRISTEVDARLSFDTQGTIDKAHKLIALYKDAGIEKDRILIKVAATWEGIRAAEVLEQEGINCNLTLLFSFAQARACAEAGVYLISPFVGRILDWYKASTGKDYGAEDDPGVVSVSRIYDYFKTHGYGTVVMGASFRNTGEILALAGCDRLTIGPALLEQLEQSEEPISRRLEPGTERQPRPQPLTEAQYRWQHNEDAMAVEKLSEGIRKFAEDQQKLEALLLKKL
- the pgi gene encoding glucose-6-phosphate isomerase is translated as MTGLTRYPSNDALASHLHNLPDLKSLFAADPKRGETFSLSAAGLTLDYSKNHLTSETLALFEKLAEEAGLGDKIQAMFSGALINHTEGRAVLHTALRGSVDDSVISEGSQVAQEVAATLARMARFVEAIYSGQLLGFTGKAITDVVSIGIGGSFLGPKIVTEALKPFWQHKVKVHYVANIDGAALSGKLADLDPQTTLFITASKSFGTQETLTNSESARDWLKAAGADFSDLAKHFVAVTANVPKAEAFGISADNCFPMWDWVGGRYSLWSAIGLPIALAIGMDNFKALLGGANAMDQHFKTAPLKQNMPMLLALTGIAYINYFGATSHVLLPYDHGLRALPGYVQQLDMESNGKSCHNDASAIEHLTGPVIWGAEGTNGQHAFHQLLHQGKQLIPADFILPLTSHYPLGRHHAMLASNCFAQSQALMEGKSLDKAKQELAANGLGEAEIAKLAPHKVMPGNRPSNTLLMDSVSPATLGALIALYEHKVLVQGIFWDLNSFDQWGVELGKVLGNEVLSRLEDDSALLDLDSSTNALIARFRALAAKRREG
- a CDS encoding DUF3545 family protein yields the protein MEDIQDLQLALTGGKRDAKGRGASNKKRRWREIEDLKEKYRLKRELEEIDWNSDYSLDRIDL
- a CDS encoding hemerythrin domain-containing protein encodes the protein MLDLLRQDHHRIRRLLALLDAKAAAIRAGQEVRYDLLKDVLDYLHHYVDGVHHSEEDELVGKIDNDKLKAELTGQHRKLDEATQCLGQRVEMVLMDAVVPCDEMLRALEDFVCEQRAHLAFEEEKLFPLLAGELSEADWRQLATTLEEKAQKDPLFGAEVRADHRALWERLKQEEEE
- the ung gene encoding uracil-DNA glycosylase, producing MSKEWSDIIGGEKQKPYFQAVMSRVQAARDAGQVIYPPKDEVFNAFRYTEFDKVRVVILGQDPYHGPGQAHGLCFSVKDGIAPPPSLKNMFKELAGDIPGYRIPEHGNLECWAQQGVLLLNTVLTVQDGNAHSHAGWGWETFTDAVIAALNEQRQGLVFLLWGSHAQKKGAMIDRQRHHVLSAPHPSPLSAHRGFLGCRHFSQANAILMRQGLEPIDWQS
- the aceK gene encoding bifunctional isocitrate dehydrogenase kinase/phosphatase, with the translated sequence MNPISHTFGAYWQDFLHLTGKASLCFAEADWQGLQQLSRARFERHDDIVGQLVASLNGSLLDWPALKTDFVESLKDHPARELALTFFNSVYARLQPGMPRPFNGRELAKVATRPYLRLPMQGNLTDVMQRVLESASLPLPIRYLANQATKLAQALKPALNPHDYPLHLDLLTEPFYRNKGCYLVGCLNTDQMAVPFAIAFLQKDGALKVDALLLQRDHLSVLFGFARSDFLSLSPAPSAQIAFLETLMPHKPHSELYNALGYYKHGKTLLVTELEDALARKGRFITAPGIPGLVMMVFTLEGQDLVFKVIRDQFGDSKKVTPQQVVERYHLVQRHDRVGRMADTQEFIDLRLPLAHFDQAPLQELLATCAGRARIEGDMLHLSHCFTERRMTPMNLALKERSGECKAILREYGHALKDIATAGIFPGDMLFKNFGVTRHGRVIFYDYDELCPLGDVTFRAIPKSEYEQDMLSAEPWYPVNEGDVFPEEFRHFLCARQDAAEVLGQEFAELFTPDFWLKAQENAKKGQLEDFFPYPQALRFPG
- a CDS encoding alkaline phosphatase, with amino-acid sequence MRYFIALLAALLTTQLQAKEPRNIIIMIGDGMGPAYTTGYRYFADDPTTPKVESTVFDQMLTGMASTYPDEPDTVVTDSAAAATALATGHKTYNGAIAVDRQKVALSSIMDMAKRLGKSTGIAVTSQINHATPAAFLVHNENRSNYNAIADAYFDDRIDGKFRADVMFGGGTQYFKRPDRDLVAEFEAAGYHFASDSASLAALSQGPALGLFADVGLPSAIDDTQGPRLDAMTAKAVELLNQNPKGFVLMVEGSQIDWAGHSNDIVTAMHEMKDFAKAIRWAKDFADSRDDTLVVVTADHSTGGLTLGAAGKYQWRADFLRKIPNSPGVIAARLAQESEPAKALPALLGFNPSKDETSNLMDAMSDGQEALVSAIKSLIDKRSLTGWTTSGHTAVDVPIFADGVDKDRFDGFMDNTEIAKRLFALLQPGEQLIGQFQTPPAPKAEATKAPVVATPAPAAPTAMPLPSTPKAQSPAPKADLPAAKPQAAPAPAPAPAPKDMPVKDETAQPAAPVSAAEATPTEPPKAASEQLVEDKQQQL